TGACGTCGCGATCGTCGCCGTCGGGACCGTCGGCGGTGACATCGTTGCGATCCCGACCCGCGACCGTGAGGTCGCCGCCGACGAGACGCTGTACGCTATCGCCAGACCCGACCAGCTGCGGAGACTGGAGACCGCAGCGACTGTGCCCGCGGACGGGGCCGGCCCGGACGCCGACGCCGATATCGAGGCGAACGACGGGTCGGCGTCCGCGGATCCGACGGCGAAGTGAGTCAGACGGCGGACATGCAGGCCCCACGACAGGGCCGCGAGTACGGGCCGAGAGCGGCCGTCCATCCGTCAAAGCCAAATCGGACGCCCCCCGAACGTCGGTATGGCCGACGAACCCATCGATCCGAGCGAGATCGGCGAGGGGGACGCCCCGCCGATCGAGGAAGCGCCCTACAAGCTCATCTTCGAGGCGAACAAGTGCATCGCGGCCGGCAAGTGCGCGGAAGTCTCGACCAACTGGGAGATGGACATCACGACCGGGATCGCAAAGCCCGACGTCTACTTCTTCGACGAGCCCGACCTCGAACACAACGTCGAAGCCGCCGACGCGTGCCCGGCGAAGAAGGATCGCGGCGTCATCCACGTCGTCGACCGCCGGACGAACGAGGAGATCGCCCCCGATCCGGAGGGCGACGGGACGCTCTCCGTCGATTGGTAGCGGGCCGAGTATCCGACAGGCGGCTGCCGATCGGCGGTTTCGGAGCGTCGGGGACCGAAACACACATTCATCGCCCCGCCGCAGTTCCGAACGCGCGAGGGTGGCCGAGCTTGGACAAAAGCGGCGGACTTAAGATCCGCTCCCGTAGGGGTCCGTGGGTTCGAATCCCTCCCCTCGCATAGCGAGATCGTGAGCGCCAGCGAACGATCTCGACAGCGAACGGCGAACGCACGTGAGCCGTGAGCACTCGTCAGCTTAAACGCACGTGAGAGCTGTGCGAGTGCGCGGAGGATTCGAATCAGGGAAGAGCGTTGCTCTGACCGTGGTTCGAATCCCTCCCCTCGCATAGCGAGATCGTGAGCGCCAGCGAACGATCTCGACAGCGAACGGCGAACGCACGTGAGCCGTGAGCACTCGTCAGCTCGAACGCACGCGAGCGCCAGCGAACGATCCCGGAAGCGAACAAACGTGAACTGTTTATAAGTATTTCATATACGAATATAAATATATTGCCGGGCATTTATATATAAACCGCGGGACGGCTGTCCAGCCAGAGTGGACGTCAAACGGAGCGACGAGCGCCACCTCGTGCGACGGCCTTTTTATATCGTCGCCCCAACAGCCAGTGATGACTGATACACTTCCCGACCGCGCCGTCCGAGCGTTCGAGGGCCACGACGCCTTCGAGCGCGACGGCCGGTGGTTCGAGGTGACGACGACGCGGTTCGACGGGCGCGCGACCGCCACCGAGACCGACGAGTGGGCGCTTTCGTACACCCTCGAGGTACGCGCGCCGATGCTGTCGGCGGCGACAGAGGGGGACGTCGGATCGGCCGTCGAGGACGGCTGGTTCGACACCTACGAGTTGCGCCTGGAGGACACCGACATGGCGGTCAGACACGACATCGAGTTCGACGACTACCGGCTCGTCGAGGAGGCGGACGACGCCGTCGCCGTCTTCGAGTTCGAGTGGGAAAACGCCGACCACGTCCCTCCGATGGCGAAGGCGATGACCGAGTACGTCGAGGGCACCTACATGGAGGGGATCGTCCCCGGCTACGAGTACCGACCGCCCGTCTCGGAGTTGCTCTCGCGGGCGCGTTCGGGGGCTGGCGAGGACAACAGCAGCGGCCCGATGCCGTTATAAACGCGCCCCGGCGGCTCCGAACGCGGGCACCGGCTTAGACGACGCGGTTGGTCAGCGCTTCGCCGGCCGCGTGTCGGCGGGCGTTCTCCCGGACGAGCGCGGCGATCCGTCGGTGGTACTTCGGTGTCGCCGCGGCGACGTGCGGCGTGACGATCACGTCCTCCATGGCCCACAGCGGCGACCCGGGCGGCAGCGGTTCGGTCTCGAAGACGTCCAGCGCCGCGCCGCCGATGGCGTCGGAAGCGAGGGCGTCGACGAGCGCCGACTCGTCGACGACGGGACCGCGGGCGACGTTTATCAACACCGCGTCCGAGCGCATCGCTTCGAGTTCGGCCGCGCCGATCAATCCCTCCGTCTCCTCGGTCAACGGAACGGCGAGGGCAACGAAGCGGGCGTCGGCGATCGCGGTCTCGAGGTCCCCGGCGGGGTAGACCGTCTCGACTCCGTCGACCGGCGTCGGCGTCCGCTTGACCCCGGCGACGTCCATCCCGAGGGCGTCCGCGCGGGTGGCGATACCGCGGCCGAGCGTCCCCAATCCAACGACACAGACGGAGGCGTCGGCGAGCGAGAAGGGCCGGTCGTAGGGGGGACGGGACCACTCGTGGTTGCGCTCGTGGTCGCGGTACCGGTGGAGCCCCCGGGCAAAGGAGAGCATATATCCGAGCGTCGTCTCGCCGACGGTGTCGCCGTGGATGCCGGTGCTGTTCGTCAGCGCGATCCCCCCGGCTTCGAGCGCCTCGAAGGGGAACCGGTCGACGCCCGCCTGAATCGAGTGGATCCACTCGAGGTCGGCGTCGAGAAAGCGCTCGTCGTAGGCGAACGTCACGAGCGAAACACAGTCGTCGAGATCGTCCGTCGCGACGACACGCAGATCCGCCTCGACATCCGAGAGCGCCTCGCGAAGTGATTCCGGCGGAAAGACCGCACCGACCGACTCGTGGATTCCGATGGTGGACATACCGGATGGTCGGCAAGAATATATAAATAACCGTCCGCCTGATCCCGCCCGAACGCCCGGACGCGGGGGCGTCCGGTCAGTCGTCGCCGGTCGGATCGACGATCACGACTTCGCCGCCCTCGACGGTGACGTTTATCAACGTCTTGGCGCTGTAGGCCGACTCGTCGAGTTCGTTCGTTCCCTCGACTTTCTTGATGACGGCGACGACGTCGACGATGTTCGCGCCGATGTCCTCCAGGGCGGCACAGATCGCCGAGAGGGTTCCGCCCGTCGAGAGTACGTCGTCGAGCACGAGGACGTTGTCGCCCTCGTCGACGTCGTTGATGAACATCTGGCTCTCGGAGTAGCCGGTCTCCTGAAACAGCGGGGTCTCGCCCTCGAGGCCGTACTCGCGCTTTCGGATGACAACGAGCGGAATGTCCGTCATGAGCGAGACGGCCGTGGAGATGTGGATCCCCATCGCGGCAGGCGTGACGATCTTGTCGACGTTCTCGAGTCTGGCCTTCCGG
The genomic region above belongs to Natronomonas moolapensis 8.8.11 and contains:
- a CDS encoding DUF5813 family protein, which produces MTDTLPDRAVRAFEGHDAFERDGRWFEVTTTRFDGRATATETDEWALSYTLEVRAPMLSAATEGDVGSAVEDGWFDTYELRLEDTDMAVRHDIEFDDYRLVEEADDAVAVFEFEWENADHVPPMAKAMTEYVEGTYMEGIVPGYEYRPPVSELLSRARSGAGEDNSSGPMPL
- the ddh gene encoding D-2-hydroxyacid dehydrogenase, which codes for MSTIGIHESVGAVFPPESLREALSDVEADLRVVATDDLDDCVSLVTFAYDERFLDADLEWIHSIQAGVDRFPFEALEAGGIALTNSTGIHGDTVGETTLGYMLSFARGLHRYRDHERNHEWSRPPYDRPFSLADASVCVVGLGTLGRGIATRADALGMDVAGVKRTPTPVDGVETVYPAGDLETAIADARFVALAVPLTEETEGLIGAAELEAMRSDAVLINVARGPVVDESALVDALASDAIGGAALDVFETEPLPPGSPLWAMEDVIVTPHVAAATPKYHRRIAALVRENARRHAAGEALTNRVV
- the hpt gene encoding hypoxanthine/guanine phosphoribosyltransferase; protein product: MDQLQRSLLESPIVEKGEYHYFVHPISDGVPMLEPSLLREIVIKIIRKARLENVDKIVTPAAMGIHISTAVSLMTDIPLVVIRKREYGLEGETPLFQETGYSESQMFINDVDEGDNVLVLDDVLSTGGTLSAICAALEDIGANIVDVVAVIKKVEGTNELDESAYSAKTLINVTVEGGEVVIVDPTGDD